A single region of the Elusimicrobiota bacterium genome encodes:
- a CDS encoding dihydrodipicolinate synthase family protein: MENKMSGVYAAMLTLFNEDGEVCEKRIRKHVKFLISKGLHGLYICGGTGEGLLMSVEERKRVAEIVKDEAGTKIKIIAHIGTLNTRDAVALAQHAEDIKLDALSSIPPIYFKYTFENIYNYYKTVAESTSLPFYMYYIPGSTGISLSNDKIAELGNIKNIKGLKYTATDFYTLQDLLIKMNGKWIAFSGPDEMSLPALTMGVAGSIGSTQNVLPEIFVKIYNNFHAGKIKEAAALQKRITYAVSTLHKFGFPGWKAALQLRGIDSGYCRPPFTTKLPVSKQKELAGLWKKYFPEYYGK, encoded by the coding sequence TCCGTAAACACGTAAAGTTTCTTATCTCTAAAGGCTTACACGGATTATACATCTGCGGCGGTACCGGTGAAGGGTTATTGATGAGTGTGGAAGAACGTAAACGCGTTGCTGAAATTGTAAAGGACGAGGCGGGTACTAAAATAAAAATTATTGCGCATATCGGCACATTAAACACGCGTGACGCTGTAGCGCTTGCGCAACATGCGGAAGATATCAAACTTGACGCATTGTCCTCAATCCCCCCGATTTATTTTAAGTATACTTTTGAAAACATCTATAACTATTATAAAACCGTAGCGGAAAGCACGAGTTTACCGTTTTATATGTATTACATCCCGGGTTCAACCGGTATATCGTTAAGCAATGACAAAATTGCGGAGTTAGGAAACATAAAGAACATAAAAGGGTTGAAGTACACAGCAACAGATTTTTATACATTACAAGACTTATTGATAAAGATGAACGGCAAATGGATTGCATTCTCCGGCCCGGACGAGATGTCCTTACCTGCATTAACTATGGGCGTTGCAGGAAGTATTGGCTCCACCCAAAACGTACTACCCGAAATATTTGTTAAAATATACAATAATTTCCATGCAGGAAAAATAAAGGAAGCTGCGGCGTTACAAAAACGTATTACCTACGCGGTGTCTACACTCCACAAATTTGGCTTCCCGGGATGGAAAGCGGCATTACAATTACGCGGGATTGATTCAGGTTACTGCCGTCCGCCGTTCACCACAAAACTGCCTGTGAGTAAACAAAAAGAACTTGCGGGATTATGGAAAAAATATTTCCCGGAATATTACGGGAAATAA